From the Cydia amplana chromosome 8, ilCydAmpl1.1, whole genome shotgun sequence genome, the window CTAAACTTTGCCCTCTTCCTTACCAGCACTGattgaaacatagtaaaataaatttcataccTAGTTTTAAGGAATAACGTACTTCTCTTTTAAGTTCTAGCAGATAATTTGTACTCATGTTTTAAGAAATCTTAGAGATTTCTTCCCGGGCAGTATGTTTAGGAATATATTATTTCTTCTAGCAACATTGTACTTCAAATTTACATTCTTTCATTTTTACCGGATATCCGTCATTCGAAACTACATTCAGTcattttagatttaaaaaaaaaatcacttcgaCAATGGCGGTAATATGGCCGACATCGCGTCCACTTAGTGTTAATTTCGATTAAAGTAAAATATCAGTCCTTGTGCATTTTCTGCCTTCTGCatcctatttattttataactagaCAGTGACAGACTTAATTTGTGAGAAAGAAGACAAGAAGATCGTAGAAGTTCAGCGGGCCCGCTCTCCGCGGGATTGCCAAGTAATTTTCTCTCACTGACCAGGTACTGTTTTCTAAATCCATTTTAATCTTCGCGCCCATTTCATTCTGTTCTTATTCTGTTCCTAacaattctcttattttagaagttacaggggggggggacacacattttaccactttggaagtgtctctcgcgcaaactattcagtttagaaaaaaatgatattagaaacctcaatatcatttttgaagacctatccatagataccccacacgtatgggtttgatgaaaaaaaaaaaattttgagtttcagttcgaagtatggggaaccccaaaaatttattgttttttttttctatttttgtgtgaaaatcttaatgcggttcacagaatacatctacttaccaagtttcaacagtatagttcttatagtttcggagaaaagtggctgtgacatacggacggacagacaaacggacagacggacagacggacagacggacagacagacagacagacagacatgacgaatctataagggttccgttttttgccattagcctacggaaccctaaaaagtaagaaGTCTCATATATACTATTAGGAACATATACTGTTttcattaggtaggtagttacaaAATTGTATAGTTACAAATTAGCAGTACAGTTAAAAGGTTCTTTTCTGAATAACCCTTACAATTTAAGCAACATTGTTTACATCATccggtttttattaaaaaatttatttttataggacAACCATTGAGATAggtatttaaatgtttaaataaattcCACCCAAAATTAAAGTAAAAACGCAAGGACCACAATTCTTCTATTGAAAATGTTAACTATTATAAATTTGGTTGGTTAATTTATTTAACCAAGTGTCtatctaatgtaatatttatcAACCAACTTTTCCATCCAATTAGTTACATACTCGTTTTACTCGTAAGTAGTATACTAAGATTCACTCACACGGAGGGAAATCATCAACCCAACCATAATAACCATAATAAGTTTTCGCCGACCGTCTGAGTTAGGCAGTTATATCACACTGATAAGGTTCTGGATGCGTTGCCAGTGTGATAACCGACATAaatggcaaggtgcgaagtcggtggagggggaagtggcgctgatcgtcacaaacacaggtaatcttatggaatgtccgccttTAGTATTAGCGGCAgacgcttgaactaattttactccataagatttaacgtagaaagtccgccaaaatgagggcagcaccagtcgtgcacctagcgaatattcAGGCCTATGCCTGTGCAAGTAGAAGAATAGGTagatgtttttaataaataatatagagtTTAGGAACGTGTCATTcctgaaataataaaaatacagtacagtcacctgcaataattatGTTACACAAGAAGCCCGCAAAaacatctgacacgatcttatttgtagagccataagagtgtgtcacatatttttgcggccttcgaagattaggtacttaacgtATTGTTGCAAGTGACTGCTATACATACCTGGtataaaatattgcaaaaatTAAATCACATCAGTTCTTACCTAGTACATTGTTAATAATTATGAcgttaaattattaacaattttataaCTACCGCTTTTATTTAGATAATACATAATTTAcagtttaataattattttatttgtggcgcggatagtccgccggctCCTCTCTCTGCgaccctgaccaccggcagcttgggccttgccccccGCTACTGGCGGCAtactttataagtattttgtattgtttttgtacgtgtttttgtattttatttttatattttatttttatattcatattataaaataaccttacTTAagtttgaaatgaaataaaggAATTCacagttatatattttattaactgcAATAAGCGCCATCTAgaatattttttgtgaaaaaactgAACTGACACTCACTATACGTCACAACATTACACAAAGCACACGTTAAGAAACTAGTACACGTGCCTAAAAGTTTCCTACGAATTCGTAAAGATGGCGCTGTTGACCAAAAATATTAGTTAAGATATATCATGGCATTTTCTTTTTGTTATGCTATCCGCgttattattttcttattataattataataattatgtcgattttaaaataagtatattctttattttattcttttttatattGCAGTCATGTACATAATACATTTAGGTGTTACGATTTGAGGATGGAAGATACAttacaccctgtaagggcactcaATATTTCTTAAGTCTATGTAAGTAAGTACGTGCATGCATCTTATACCAATAGCAATAAAATctatattcataattttatattttatcgaCGTTTATATAACACTAAAACGCCACGTCAATTAGATTTTGAACTGTGCATCGCTGGGCAATCACAATTGAAATAATATCTAAACACCACTGACtattaattattttcagaaTTATTTGATCACATTGTTTATAAGATTTTAAAATCTACTTTCTAATTGTATTTGGAATTTATGAACGTCCTTCATCATGATATCGAACTTGACCCTCAGAGGTTCCTTGAGGGTGGTCTGGTCTGCGCCCTCTGGAGGCAGAGCGCGGTACTTGCGGCAGAGACTGGCTAGAACCGTCTTTATGGACATCATGGCGTATTGGTAACCTGGAAATGGATAGTAACATTGACGGAGGAATAACAAGACACGTAAACTAATACAAAATATTGTCACCACAATTTTGTGGCGCTGTACGGTCCAGTGAATGCAATTAATTAGGATGTTAAGCACTAACGTTTCACAATTCAGTCAGTAAGTAACCACAAAAAAACCGTAAGACGCCATTTACACGTAATTTAGCCGTGAGCGGTTACACATATTATGCACTACTAGTTTACGCATGCTAGTTTTTTTCGTTGTATGGTCGTAAAATGACGAGAGCTCGCTGAAGGAGAGTGGCAATACAGTAATGCGTAAATTTAATCTGTCGGTTTAGATCAGTCGGAACAGATCCGCGTATGTGCCCCTGAAGCGCGAGTGTGGTGATACTGACTGCCACATACTTTACTATTATGTGCTCTTACTACATCACTAAGCTTAAATGGAgatgggcgggacatgttgctaggcagagtaATGGGAGGTGGACCAAAATTTTGACggattggtggccgctttcggatGAAAGAAGTACCTGGCgaccgttggctcgttgggtggatgacgttcgaaAAATCGCagggcacttttggatgagactaACCCAGGACCGAGATAAGTGGCCTATTATCAGCAGTGGGAGACTGAAGGCTCatgcatgatgatgatgatcttaCGTAAGAAGATACATATACACATATTATGTCTTTTTAGTTCTAATGGTATTACCTAAGCAGTTCCTTAAGCCATAGCTAAAGGGCATGAACTGCGCTGGATGCTTCAGTGGCTCCAGAAAGCGCTCTGGCCTGAACAGGTCCGCGTCAGAGCCCCAATAGCGAGGGTTACGGTGCGTCGCCCAGATGTTGATGACTATGCCAACTCCTTTCACCAGGGTGAGACCGGACGCTGTAAAAATCGGTTGAAAGTTCACGTATTTCGCTTATTTTGACTGAGGAAGAATCGCTTGAACAGTTTTGACTGATAACGTAATTTCAAATTCCGTTTTTAACAATAGGCCCTCAGATATAGTGTAAACTCGTGATGAGGAAAAAATAACCTCAATTTGAGAGACAGTTCTAAAGGTGTCAGGTTCTGTTCATCGTGAAAGTGATGTGTTCCAGTAGACAGCACCTAATGTAAGAAGCCAACTCAAAAGGATATCAAGTTTGTTAACGCCACAGAAAACTCACTAACGGTAATACTTAATAGTAGGTATTTCGATGTGACGTCTTGTTGCAACTTACATAAGGTCATGCTCGCCAGCTCACACTATGATCGGCACGAGTGGGTACAACATTAATACCCGAAGCCGTCTTAGCAGGATGTCCCTTTGTTAGAGACAGAAAGAAAGCAGCTAACGGTAGGTACATAATGGTATTTCGTCTCATGATGTTCTTGTTTCAACTTACGTAGGTCAGTGTCTTGCTCAACAGATCGCACTATGATCGGTACCGGTGGGTACAACCTCAGTGTTTCCTTGATCACAGCTTCCAAATACTTCAGTCTTGGAAGATCTTCAGCCGTTACACCTATGTTGGAGTCTCCGAGCACTTCACATAACCTTAAAATACCGCATATGTTTGTAAATATAGTTATTATTAGTTTAAAACAGGTTTCTTTTGGAACTTTATTTCTTTTAGGAATGTTAGATGTTTATCTTAGAACTAAGCCGGACATGCATTTTTTTACACGTCCGGTCCGGTTTGGTTctcaaatacatacctacttacttaaatatttgatgagtGTGTTAGTGACAAGGTATTTTTTTCCGTACCTACTTGATGTAATGCACACGATTATTATATGCAACAACAGGTTCGCTATAATTACAATGACCTTGAGTAGCATGACTGTGACGCCGCTCTGATGGTTATGGGACAGAATAGTTATTGATATCAGAAAGCTGTCATATAAGATGAGATGTCGTTCGTCCCACTTTCATGAAACTTCACATTTCTTGTGACCGTTGTCATCGCTTGTATTTCTCCCTATAACTCCACACACTTCACATAATAGCCTGAAGAAATCTTAAGGCATATTTTTTTAGTACAAGACTTACTCTTCATACACCCTATCCTGGACCTCAGGATGCCTCGACAGCATGACGATAGTGAAAGAAGCGGCAACAGCAGAAGTGTCCGTACCGGCGACGCTGATTACCAGTGCTTCTTCCGCAAGCTCGTGGTCAGTTAGCTGAGATGATTCTAGAAGCATCTCGAGGAACGATTGTGGGCTGAGCACTTCTGTAACATGACCGAATTAATAGCCTCTTTTAAGTTGTTTGTTTTTAAACGGCTCACATACTATACTACTTGGAAGTGAACAAGAATTGGTTTTTTCTGTTATGTTATACACCAACTATTAAACGGGTTTTTATAATGTACTAGACAGTAGATACTGGTACTAGAGCGATGGTAACTTTAAAAGTCTTTAGATATCCTAACGGGTGTGCCCGTTACGATATTAAAAGAGCTGTTAGGTAATTATACTATGGAACCATAAAATATCAGATTACTTTGACGAAAAATCCGTTACCTGGGTTTTGCCGTGAATTTATCTTAGCTCTCTGTTCCATTTCCATTCTCTTTGTCTTTATGACCtgaaaaaataaagtaaagtaaTCATGCTAGGGTCGAAACGCTTAAATAATTCATCCAGTAGGTACGAACAAAAAGTAGACAAATCCGTTGCTGAATCTTTGAATATCAGAAGGAGATTCAgggtatattttaaaattagaactTTTTCTCACCTGTTCCACAAACTCATACATGAGCCTCCGGCACTTCTCGGCCCGCCTGTACTGAGGAAGAAGGGTGTACACGCTGTCAGCATAGAGCCAGGGCTGCACCATGCGAGTAGCCACTAGTTGTGTGATCTCTTCCAGGGCGTCTAGGAACGCTTGGTTGGGACTTAGCTGGGCTCTCATTTGGACCCCTAATGTGGTTTCTGCAAAATCGAAAAGGAAAAATAACACGATAAGATGATCATTTCTATAGAATTGTAATGAACTCTCTTGTCCACTTTATTTTTTCGTCGATATTATTACCAACTACgatgatttcttttttttttccgaGTTATTGTAACTTGGAGCTTGAAATCAATTAAGTATTAGAATTACCAAATACCTAATCAAGAAAAACAGATCCCTTTTAAAGTACTTCAAGCTAATAAATGTATTACAATCCTTACACGCACCACAAACAGAGTCAAACGTGTAAGTGGTGAGGTACTTCCACACGGAGAAGGTACCCCGTCCAGCCGAGGATCCGATCTGGTCCACCATCACTGCACTCTGCCTAGCGAACACCTCCACGAACCGGTTCAGGTTCTTCATGCTGAATGTAGGAGCTATAAGCTTTCTCCTAGGACGCCATATTGATACTGGAAAttgtaaagaaaatatttactttcaAATTTATTCTCGTTTTACTGCAGATAATATTTAGATTGGGCAACAGAGATTGGCGTTCGTGCCTGTGAAATAACATCCAATATAATATAAGTTAGTATATGGTGAAATAAAAAACTATACGCATAACGCAACCTCCTATATATAGCGTGAAatgtgttgtgacacttgtgacctATGCTTGTGACTCACAATTTGTGAGATGATGCAGGAATACGCCTGTCTATCTTTTTCCTCATCTTTAGTTATACATATATCCCTATTCCGAAATTTGTTACAGGATTGAGTTAGACCTTCTTCAAAACTTTCTATATTAGTTGACACATAGTAACTTATGAAGCGTTCTATGTCGTTTAATAGTAGTTGTGTAtagtcagcaaaactattagcttagtACCCCTGCAGACTAAAtgtgtacctatacataaataCCTGGTGCGTAAATGCTCCCATTCCCAACGAGAAACTGCAGGAACTTCATGACGTAGTCCTTGTCCAAGCAATTTTTTAGAATGACCTCTGCAGCCAATGGATCTGCTACCACTGAAGGGAGAGGAATTACCaatgaaatatataatatataatagagAAATATATGACATATATAAGAAATATACAgtgtaaaagaaattaaaaactagcttaaatctaaaataggcccttgaggcattgtaccaaggatgctggcgacatttcctcgctgtatcgcaatgctgatacgttgtgcgaggttggtcttcggtcaccagttacgtcaaccagacgcttcgcgatttctgcgaacaacttatgcgcgctgggactttatatatcttgtttgtaaataaatgacatATATATTAAATAGCAGGTTAATTATACGTTGTCTTACTGATATAGAGTCGGTTGGCTACCCAGTAAGACGCTAGCCCCCCGCGGTTTATTGTTAATCGTCCGGATTTCTGGAACACCTTCATTTGATCTGAAATCGAGGTTTATGACTTGTAAAAACACTGTAAATGAGAAGGCTCTTCTAACCTGATAAATATTATCCATAGATTCTATGGAAGTTATCAATGGGACTGAAGTTTGTATTACGGAAATATTTTTTCCATGTAATATACCTACCGCTCCTTCTTATTACACTGCATCCTATATtaaaagattattttatttacacaacATATTCCACAGTATCATACAGAGGTGGTTCCTACACTAGGGCTTGCCTGTATAACCTGTATCGTAGGTAACCAAAACAGAGGAAAAAATTACACATAATGCGCGAAAATATACAATAAcctaagaataaaattaaaatggaaactaaaaataaaaatagaatcaaTTAAACACTTATTTAACAACCTAACACTAATTATAATACAAATTAAGTGAAGTCAATGTCCGTGTGGTGTATGTAAGAGTAGGCAGGTATATATGTGTGTGGgcgttttgtgtttttattttattttttattgaattacaCTCAGTAAGCTCTCGATATCCTCGTAATAAAGGGTTTTGAGCCAAgtttgcaattttaattttgcttCTCTACCCGAATATTCTTGCAAGGGAAGTTTCTAACACATTTTGTTGTATATGAATGGGTGTAGAAAGGGCCCGAAACGTTTTGCGTATACTGTTTGAGTAGCGGGCATAGGAATCTTGAAGATACGTGTTTTTGTGAAAGGCCTACATAGTTTGGTGATTTCAATACCTCAGAGTGCACCTTCAGCATGATATGCAAAACAAAGAGCCCTCGATCATGTTACTGTTTCACtgccaaaataaataatagtagtttgtgttacaagggatcaaaatgatatatttccgtcaagggcgtacattgaatcctgaatgaagcgatggattctaaagtagaatcctgagcgtaatgagggattcaagtgttaacgcccaagacgaaataattttgataccgtgtgacacatactgctttgcacatcaactatgaggaaaataaaaaaatcttagtgttgacacaatctgatgcttaaacagattatttaagctaaaaaataatgtgcaaaaaaaaattaaaaatagtttgctagaacaaaaaagtgttactctcctagcagggaggaaaagtgcaaTTTTGATTCCTCCTAGCacggaagaaaaagctcttttccgaataggtggtgtaaaaatatatttacttcaCTACACTAGTTCAGATACAATGTGTCCAAAAAATACGAGCATGCGTCCTTGACACTGACCAATTTGAATGCAAGACCCGTTTTTTGCCGCAACAGGCCTTAAACAACTCGGTTAATGTGGCAAAATGTCTTGATGtaatcttaaatttaatacACGTCAGTTCACTGTGGTAACCGTATAAAAAGCTCTTATGTATtttggtaggtatttattttgatgtttgcgattaattttattgtacgcTATAATTCAATTTATGAGTTCTTTCACGATGATTGTTGGTGCTAggt encodes:
- the LOC134650016 gene encoding cytochrome P450 4d2-like isoform X1, with product MFWLLMIVTCVVWVVYNKLENRKIVELSRKLPGDLPSWPILGHAYLLRGSDEDQMKVFQKSGRLTINRGGLASYWVANRLYIMVADPLAAEVILKNCLDKDYVMKFLQFLVGNGSIYAPVSIWRPRRKLIAPTFSMKNLNRFVEVFARQSAVMVDQIGSSAGRGTFSVWKYLTTYTFDSVCETTLGVQMRAQLSPNQAFLDALEEITQLVATRMVQPWLYADSVYTLLPQYRRAEKCRRLMYEFVEQVIKTKRMEMEQRAKINSRQNPEVLSPQSFLEMLLESSQLTDHELAEEALVISVAGTDTSAVAASFTIVMLSRHPEVQDRVYEELCEVLGDSNIGVTAEDLPRLKYLEAVIKETLRLYPPVPIIVRSVEQDTDLPSGLTLVKGVGIVINIWATHRNPRYWGSDADLFRPERFLEPLKHPAQFMPFSYGLRNCLGYQYAMMSIKTVLASLCRKYRALPPEGADQTTLKEPLRVKFDIMMKDVHKFQIQLESRF
- the LOC134650016 gene encoding cytochrome P450 4C1-like isoform X2 translates to MFWLLMIVTCVVWVVYNKLENRKIVELSRKLPGDLPSWPILGHAYLLRGSDEDQMKVFQKSGRLTINRGGLASYWVANRLYIMVADPLAAEVILKNCLDKDYVMKFLQFLVGNGSIYAPETTLGVQMRAQLSPNQAFLDALEEITQLVATRMVQPWLYADSVYTLLPQYRRAEKCRRLMYEFVEQVIKTKRMEMEQRAKINSRQNPEVLSPQSFLEMLLESSQLTDHELAEEALVISVAGTDTSAVAASFTIVMLSRHPEVQDRVYEELCEVLGDSNIGVTAEDLPRLKYLEAVIKETLRLYPPVPIIVRSVEQDTDLPSGLTLVKGVGIVINIWATHRNPRYWGSDADLFRPERFLEPLKHPAQFMPFSYGLRNCLGYQYAMMSIKTVLASLCRKYRALPPEGADQTTLKEPLRVKFDIMMKDVHKFQIQLESRF